Proteins co-encoded in one Prunus persica cultivar Lovell chromosome G6, Prunus_persica_NCBIv2, whole genome shotgun sequence genomic window:
- the LOC18775071 gene encoding pre-rRNA-processing protein TSR2 homolog isoform X2, producing the protein MEAERKLSVEAEAIFREGVVLVLSRWSALQLAVDNEWGGRDSRRKSEQLAADVFSWFTQSKEVLYIDDLEDILNEAMLSLNTVTEDGSIEEVAEKLMFMNEECLNGDFKSVESLREANHRRVALPHVKQVNDDDDDNDNNERDDTLENDGPSNMMVDTPESQSNSNPVDMTDNKPTPKPAKTEDGWEVVGPRRSKGKRN; encoded by the exons ATGGAAGCTGAGAGAAAGCTGTCGGTGGAGGCAGAGGCGATATTCAGAGAAGGCGTAGTATTGGTTCTGTCTCGGTGGTCGGCGCTCCAATTGGCCGTCGACAACGAGTGGGGCGGCCGTGACTCGCGCCGCAAATCGGAGCAACTCGCCGCCGACGTCTTCTCCTGGTTCACTCAGTCTAAAG AGGTTCTTTACATAGATGACTTAGAAGATATTCTGAATGAAGCTATGCTTTCTCTTAATACCGTGACAGAGGATGGCAGCATTGAGGAG GTAGCTGAAAAGTTAATGTTTATGAACGAAGAATGTTTGAATGGTGATTTCAAGTCTGTTGAAAGCCTAAGAGAAGCCAATCATCGAAGAGTTGCTCTTCCTCATGTTAAACAGGTGA ATGACGATGACGATGACAATGACAACAATGAAAGAGATGATACCCTCGAGAATGATGGTCCGTCAAACATGATGGTGGACACACCAGAGTCCcagtcaaattcaaatccagtAGACATGACAGACAATAAACCAACTCCCAAGCCGGCTAAAACAGAAGATGGATGGGAAGTAGTTGGACCAAGGCGTAGTAAGGGTAAAAGGAATTAG
- the LOC18775071 gene encoding pre-rRNA-processing protein TSR2 homolog isoform X1 yields MEAERKLSVEAEAIFREGVVLVLSRWSALQLAVDNEWGGRDSRRKSEQLAADVFSWFTQSKEVLYIDDLEDILNEAMLSLNTVTEDGSIEEVAEKLMFMNEECLNGDFKSVESLREANHRRVALPHVKQVNDDDDDDDNDNNERDDTLENDGPSNMMVDTPESQSNSNPVDMTDNKPTPKPAKTEDGWEVVGPRRSKGKRN; encoded by the exons ATGGAAGCTGAGAGAAAGCTGTCGGTGGAGGCAGAGGCGATATTCAGAGAAGGCGTAGTATTGGTTCTGTCTCGGTGGTCGGCGCTCCAATTGGCCGTCGACAACGAGTGGGGCGGCCGTGACTCGCGCCGCAAATCGGAGCAACTCGCCGCCGACGTCTTCTCCTGGTTCACTCAGTCTAAAG AGGTTCTTTACATAGATGACTTAGAAGATATTCTGAATGAAGCTATGCTTTCTCTTAATACCGTGACAGAGGATGGCAGCATTGAGGAG GTAGCTGAAAAGTTAATGTTTATGAACGAAGAATGTTTGAATGGTGATTTCAAGTCTGTTGAAAGCCTAAGAGAAGCCAATCATCGAAGAGTTGCTCTTCCTCATGTTAAACAG GTGAATGACGATGACGATGACGATGACAATGACAACAATGAAAGAGATGATACCCTCGAGAATGATGGTCCGTCAAACATGATGGTGGACACACCAGAGTCCcagtcaaattcaaatccagtAGACATGACAGACAATAAACCAACTCCCAAGCCGGCTAAAACAGAAGATGGATGGGAAGTAGTTGGACCAAGGCGTAGTAAGGGTAAAAGGAATTAG
- the LOC18772868 gene encoding late embryogenesis abundant protein 47 isoform X1 — MSQEQPRKPEDQKEAVTYGDVFPGVQGVELADKLVAPKDAAIMQAEENAVLGKTIKGGAAATLQTAARQNEKAGVVGPDDMNANIVTGDEGVSVKEAELPGRRIITESIAGQGSDSNTRNVDHEKQRKIYKLVEAVGQYSQRAPLAAPNTIQAGGAGGQITIGEALEATAMTAGQKPVEWSDAAAIQAAEVRATGRTNIVPGGVAAAAQSAATLNARATKDEEKTKLADILADATSKLPADKPATRRDAEGVTGAEMRNDPFLTTHPTGVAASVAAAARLNQTNSNEMPK, encoded by the exons ATGAGCCAAGAACAGCCGCGGAAGCCCGAGGATCAGAAGGAAGCCGTGACATATGGGGACGTGTTTCCCGGTGTCCAGGGCGTGGAGCTGGCGGACAAGTTGGTGGCGCCCAAGGACGCCGCCATCATGCAGGCGGAGGAGAATGCGGTGCTTGGGAAGACCATCAAGGGCGGTGCAGCCGCAACCTTGCAGACCGCCGCCAGGCAGAACGAGAAGGCTGGGGTGGTGGGTCCCGATGACATGAATGCCAATATTGTTACAGGAGACGAGGGCGTTAGCGTTAAGGAGGCTGAGCTCCCGGGACGCCGTATAATAACAGAATCAATCGCTGGACAG GGTTCGGATTCAAATACAAGGAATGTAGATCACGAAAAGCAAAGGAAAATCTATAAATTGGTTGAG GCTGTGGGGCAATATAGCCAGAGAGCTCCTTTGGCAGCGCCAAACACCATTCAAGCTGGTGGGGCTGGTGGTCAAATCACCATTGGTGAAGCCCTGGAAGCCACTGCTATGACAGCTGGACAGAAACCGGTGGAGTGGAGTGATGCAGCCGCAATTCAAGCAGCCGAAGTCAGAGCCACTGGCCGAACCAACATTGTACCCGGTGGTGTGGCGGCCGCAGCTCAGTCGGCCGCAACCCTCAACGCTCGGGCTACGAAGGACGAGGAGAAGACGAAACTCGCCGACATTCTAGcg GATGCTACTTCAAAATTGCCAGCAGACAAACCGGCGACACGTCGAGATGCCGAGGGGGTGACGGGTGCAGAGATGAGAAATGATCCGTTTCTGACTACACACCCAACGGGCGTGGCAGCTTCGGTGGCAGCAGCAGCCAGGCTCAACCAGACCAATAGTAACGAAATGCCGAAATAG
- the LOC18772868 gene encoding late embryogenesis abundant protein 47 isoform X2, which yields MSQEQPRKPEDQKEAVTYGDVFPGVQGVELADKLVAPKDAAIMQAEENAVLGKTIKGGAAATLQTAARQNEKAGVVGPDDMNANIVTGDEGVSVKEAELPGRRIITESIAGQAVGQYSQRAPLAAPNTIQAGGAGGQITIGEALEATAMTAGQKPVEWSDAAAIQAAEVRATGRTNIVPGGVAAAAQSAATLNARATKDEEKTKLADILADATSKLPADKPATRRDAEGVTGAEMRNDPFLTTHPTGVAASVAAAARLNQTNSNEMPK from the exons ATGAGCCAAGAACAGCCGCGGAAGCCCGAGGATCAGAAGGAAGCCGTGACATATGGGGACGTGTTTCCCGGTGTCCAGGGCGTGGAGCTGGCGGACAAGTTGGTGGCGCCCAAGGACGCCGCCATCATGCAGGCGGAGGAGAATGCGGTGCTTGGGAAGACCATCAAGGGCGGTGCAGCCGCAACCTTGCAGACCGCCGCCAGGCAGAACGAGAAGGCTGGGGTGGTGGGTCCCGATGACATGAATGCCAATATTGTTACAGGAGACGAGGGCGTTAGCGTTAAGGAGGCTGAGCTCCCGGGACGCCGTATAATAACAGAATCAATCGCTGGACAG GCTGTGGGGCAATATAGCCAGAGAGCTCCTTTGGCAGCGCCAAACACCATTCAAGCTGGTGGGGCTGGTGGTCAAATCACCATTGGTGAAGCCCTGGAAGCCACTGCTATGACAGCTGGACAGAAACCGGTGGAGTGGAGTGATGCAGCCGCAATTCAAGCAGCCGAAGTCAGAGCCACTGGCCGAACCAACATTGTACCCGGTGGTGTGGCGGCCGCAGCTCAGTCGGCCGCAACCCTCAACGCTCGGGCTACGAAGGACGAGGAGAAGACGAAACTCGCCGACATTCTAGcg GATGCTACTTCAAAATTGCCAGCAGACAAACCGGCGACACGTCGAGATGCCGAGGGGGTGACGGGTGCAGAGATGAGAAATGATCCGTTTCTGACTACACACCCAACGGGCGTGGCAGCTTCGGTGGCAGCAGCAGCCAGGCTCAACCAGACCAATAGTAACGAAATGCCGAAATAG